The Streptomyces sp. RKND-216 genomic sequence ACAGGTCCGCCGGCGTGACGGGGTCGGGCAGCCGGTCGATTCCCGACAGGCGGAGCACTGTGCCGCACTGCCGCCGCATCTCCCTGTCGATGCTCACGTCTCTTCCCCACCCCCGGGCCGTGTCGTGAGGCGACATGATATCCGACTGTAGCAATTCCATGACACCGCGTTAACGGTTCGGCGGGGTGCTCCGTGTCTCCGGCGCGCGTGCAGGAGCCCGCCGCATTCCGTGACGCCCCGGCGCGCGGGACTAGGGTCGGAGGCGGTCATGTGCCTTCAGGCACCGCGATGCGAGGGGGTCCGGATGACGGGCGGAACGGTCAGGGCGGTCAGCAGCAACCCGGAGTACTCGTTCACCAAACCGAACCGGGCGAGCGTCACACTCCTGGCCGGGCTCGGTGTGGAGGGCGACGTGCACGCCGGGGAGACCGTCAAACACCGCTCCCGGGTGGCGAAGGACCCGACGCAGCCGAACCTGCGGCAGGTCCACCTCATCCACGAGGAGCTCTTCGCCGAGGTGGCCGCCGAGGGCTTCGCGGTGCGTCCCGGCGATCTCGGGGAGAACATCACGACGGTGGGCGTCGACCTGCTCGCCCTCCCGACCGGCACGCTGCTGCGCCTCGGTGCGGACGCCGTCGTGGAGGTGACCGGGCTGCGCAACCCGTGCGTCCAGATCGACGGCTTCCAGGACGGCCTGCTCAAGCGCATGGTCCACCGGGACGAGGACGGCGGGCTGGTGCGCAAGTCGGGGATCATGGGCGTGGTCCGGGCCGGCGGTGTGGTGCGCCCCGGCGACCCGATCGCCGTCGAGCTCCCCGCCGCACCGCACCGGCCGCTCGAGAAGGTCTGAGCAGACGGCTGTCCGCACCGGCCGGACGGCTGCGGCAGCGGATGGAGCGCGGTCGGTGGAACCGCACGTCAGGGGATGTTGTCAGTGGCGGTCGGTAGGTTGGGCGACGCTGCGGGGTGCGGGCCGGGACGCGCCGCGCCGGTCCGCCGCAGCACCGCTCAGCCGCCACCGTCAGGGGGATCCGCCCATGCCGTCCGCACCCGCCGAGCCCGGACTGCCCGTACCGTCCGCAGACCCCGGGCCCTCCGGGCCCGCCCCGCAGTCCGGGTCGTCGGGCCCCGTCCATCCCGCGGACGGGCACGGGTTCATCCAGGTACGCGGGGCGCGGGAGAACAACCTGCGGGACGTGTCGCTGGACCTGCCCAAGCGCCGGCTCACCGTGTTCACCGGCGTCTCCGGGTCCGGGAAGTCGTCGCTGGTGTTCGGGACCATCGCCGCCGAGTCGCAGCGGCTGATCAATGAGACGTACACCGCGTTCATCCAGTCCTTCATGCCCAGTCTGGGCCGTCCGGACGTGGACGGCCTGCACAACCTCAGCGCGGCGATCGTGGTGGACCAGGAGCGGATGGGTGCCAACTCCCGCTCCACGGTCGGCACCGCGACCGACGCGTACACCATGCTGCGGATCGTCTTCAGCCGCCTCGGCACCCCCTACGTCGGCCCGTCCACCGCCTTCAGCTTCAACACCCCCGACGGGATGTGCCCGGACTGCGAGGGCGTCGGCGAGGTCTCCGACATCGACCTGGACGAGCTGCTGGACCGGAGACTGTCGCTGAACGAGGGCGCGGTGAGGGCTCCCGGCTTCTCGGTCGGCTCCTGGTACTGGCAGGTGCTGGCGGAGTCCGGCCTGTACGACCCGGACACCCGGCTCCAGGACTTCACCGAGACCGAGTGGGAGGACTTCCTGCACAAGCCGGCCACCAAGCTGAAGATCGGGTCTCACAACATCACCTACGAGGGCCTGCTGACGAAGGTGCAGCGGGTCTACCTCAGCAAGGACCGGGACTCGATGCAGTCCCACATCCGTGCCTTTGTCGACCGTGCCGTGAAGTTCACGGCCTGCCGCGCCTGCGGCGGCACCCGGCTGAACGCTGCCGCGCTCTCGTCCCGGATCGGCGGGGTGAACATCGCCGCGTGCTCGGCGATGCAGATCAGCGACCTCACCGCGTTCCTGCGCGGCGTCGACGGTCCGTCCGTGGCGCCGATGCTGGCGAGTCTGCGGCACCTGCTGGAGTCGCTGGTGGAGATCGGCCTGGGCTACCTCAGCCTGGACCGGGCCTCGGCCAGCCTGTCGGGCGGCGAGGCGCAGCGGGTGAAGATGGTGCGCCACCTCGGCTCCAGCATCACCGACGTCACCTACGTCTTCGACGAGCCGACCATCGGCCTGCACCCGCACGACATCCAGCGGATGAACGGCCTGCTGCTGCGGCTGCGCGACAAGGGCAACACCGTGCTGGTGGTGGAGCACAAGCCGGAGGTCGTCGCCATGGCCGACCACGTCGTCGATCTCGGCCCGGGCGCGGGCAGCGAGGGCGGCCGGATCTGCTACACGGGTGACGTGGCGGGGCTGCGCCGGTCCGGCACGCTGACGGGCGAGC encodes the following:
- a CDS encoding MOSC domain-containing protein, whose product is MTGGTVRAVSSNPEYSFTKPNRASVTLLAGLGVEGDVHAGETVKHRSRVAKDPTQPNLRQVHLIHEELFAEVAAEGFAVRPGDLGENITTVGVDLLALPTGTLLRLGADAVVEVTGLRNPCVQIDGFQDGLLKRMVHRDEDGGLVRKSGIMGVVRAGGVVRPGDPIAVELPAAPHRPLEKV
- a CDS encoding excinuclease ABC subunit UvrA, which translates into the protein MPSAPAEPGLPVPSADPGPSGPAPQSGSSGPVHPADGHGFIQVRGARENNLRDVSLDLPKRRLTVFTGVSGSGKSSLVFGTIAAESQRLINETYTAFIQSFMPSLGRPDVDGLHNLSAAIVVDQERMGANSRSTVGTATDAYTMLRIVFSRLGTPYVGPSTAFSFNTPDGMCPDCEGVGEVSDIDLDELLDRRLSLNEGAVRAPGFSVGSWYWQVLAESGLYDPDTRLQDFTETEWEDFLHKPATKLKIGSHNITYEGLLTKVQRVYLSKDRDSMQSHIRAFVDRAVKFTACRACGGTRLNAAALSSRIGGVNIAACSAMQISDLTAFLRGVDGPSVAPMLASLRHLLESLVEIGLGYLSLDRASASLSGGEAQRVKMVRHLGSSITDVTYVFDEPTIGLHPHDIQRMNGLLLRLRDKGNTVLVVEHKPEVVAMADHVVDLGPGAGSEGGRICYTGDVAGLRRSGTLTGEHLGHRVRLREEVRKPTGQLSIEGASLHNLKNVSVDVPLGVLTVVTGVAGSGKSSLIHGSLPGRDGVVVADQSPIRGSRRSNPATYTGLLNHIRTAFGKANGVKPALFSANSEGACPKCNGIGLVYTDLAMMAGVASVCEQCEGRRFTPEVLGYTLRGRNISEVLGMSVAEAHDFFPSGKAHTILGRLMDVGLGYLHLGQPLTTLSGGERQRVKLAIHMASEAATYVLDEPTTGLHLADVDQLLALLDRLVDAGNTVVVIEHHQAVMAHADWLIDLGPGGGHDGGEVVFTGTPAELVAHGDTLTARHLRSYVGADA